A genomic region of Alicyclobacillus sp. SO9 contains the following coding sequences:
- a CDS encoding SOS response-associated peptidase: MCGRYTLAYEDFDFMLEYYGIHHADFSYPPRYNVAPGQHVPAVIHDGKERRIGLLKWGLVPSWAEDAKSGFKMINARAETITTRKTFHKLIQRKRCLIPADGFYEWKKSDDGTQPMRIVLNSRKFFSFAGLYDTWVSSTGEKLSTCTIITTRPNELMQQIHTRMPVILDKSKEEEWVDRNFTDANHMASLLTSYPSEDMRAYPVSKIVGNVNNDVPACVEMIS, translated from the coding sequence ATGTGCGGACGTTATACACTGGCTTATGAAGACTTTGATTTTATGTTGGAATACTACGGTATTCATCACGCGGATTTTAGTTATCCGCCGCGATATAATGTAGCGCCAGGACAACACGTTCCGGCAGTGATTCACGATGGAAAAGAGAGAAGAATCGGTCTCTTGAAGTGGGGACTTGTTCCCTCGTGGGCCGAGGATGCTAAAAGCGGATTCAAGATGATTAATGCGAGAGCAGAGACCATTACAACGCGCAAAACCTTTCACAAATTGATTCAACGAAAGCGTTGTCTGATTCCGGCGGACGGCTTTTATGAATGGAAAAAGTCAGACGACGGGACACAGCCTATGAGAATCGTTCTCAACTCAAGAAAGTTCTTTTCCTTTGCAGGCTTGTATGATACCTGGGTCTCCAGCACGGGAGAGAAGTTAAGTACATGTACCATTATTACCACCCGACCGAATGAATTAATGCAGCAGATTCACACGCGTATGCCTGTAATCCTCGACAAATCGAAGGAAGAAGAATGGGTTGACAGGAACTTCACAGATGCAAACCACATGGCTTCGCTTTTAACCAGCTATCCGTCTGAGGATATGAGAGCCTACCCTGTTTCTAAAATCGTGGGGAACGTAAATAACGACGTCCCGGCGTGTGTGGAAATGATTTCTTGA
- a CDS encoding FapA family protein — translation MLKGRFGRKSKEEKAGLKTTTSFHDEANVASQGVIDAARQRRTHLTVDGTVDGTVSILDGEVFVAAPHENGVKASLFIPEDPRISVTIDGTTMESGLYELSGSEQVTLTPIQIDPHCEIRLIPASGNMELIMSIDLQPGILYQPEDSPPENKLSLEWNEVEISAAPPTEADLLNILEQSEYKGEVDRSALSELALATDSVERVVLRGLEAYPSKPEEFREIPLPDPDYVDPLHRRMKLQAVQSGTAVGVVDAPVPPHTGTDIFGREVSPKPRPRQKPPELGPGVIRNDNTILAARAGRLVFTARIIDVVPTVEMNRLTAKDGQIVFDGDVKVYGDVEDGSLIKATGMIQVQGGVYGSVLVGENGILIGGHCVKTKVYAGWAKDMASQTLTVVKETVERLERYLKDVSRVLDDAREKLGNEASTQLQVLPSAVLDKYHVALPRHLSTLVEQYAKTSQHSLGKHLEPCIRLIQTDWIGPRLKELTLEKGIQLLNQLQAYEEYLEEHLHADAASVEINALTSSTVDATGPVSIVGRGTYASHIDSGKSIHVAGFARGGGLKAVDAISVRELGSPSGTETRASVTSRSGIIQVETRHPNTLLEVGGNVNRNLTQESHITFTDKRQD, via the coding sequence ATGCTAAAAGGACGATTTGGGAGAAAGAGTAAAGAAGAGAAAGCGGGATTGAAGACAACAACTTCTTTTCATGACGAGGCGAATGTTGCAAGTCAAGGCGTTATTGATGCAGCGAGACAACGGCGAACTCATCTTACTGTTGACGGAACTGTCGACGGAACTGTCTCGATTTTGGACGGCGAGGTCTTTGTCGCGGCACCCCACGAAAACGGAGTGAAAGCTTCTTTGTTCATACCTGAAGACCCTCGGATTTCTGTCACGATTGATGGAACTACAATGGAGTCCGGATTATATGAGTTGTCTGGCAGTGAACAAGTCACACTCACGCCAATTCAGATTGACCCTCACTGTGAAATACGTCTTATTCCTGCATCTGGAAATATGGAGTTAATTATGTCAATTGATTTACAACCGGGCATCTTATACCAGCCGGAAGACTCTCCTCCTGAAAATAAACTATCGTTGGAGTGGAATGAAGTTGAAATTTCGGCTGCTCCACCCACCGAGGCTGACTTGTTGAACATCCTGGAGCAAAGTGAGTACAAAGGTGAAGTTGACAGAAGCGCACTTTCAGAACTTGCTTTAGCCACAGACAGCGTAGAACGCGTTGTGCTGCGGGGACTGGAAGCCTATCCTAGCAAACCTGAAGAGTTCAGGGAGATTCCACTCCCAGACCCGGATTATGTAGATCCGCTTCACCGTCGGATGAAACTGCAGGCGGTACAATCAGGGACTGCAGTTGGCGTTGTTGATGCTCCTGTTCCTCCTCACACTGGTACGGACATTTTTGGACGCGAAGTTTCACCTAAACCCAGGCCAAGACAGAAACCTCCTGAACTCGGACCCGGCGTTATTCGCAATGACAATACGATTTTAGCGGCTCGTGCAGGCCGGCTTGTGTTTACCGCCCGAATCATTGACGTTGTTCCGACAGTGGAGATGAATCGGTTAACAGCAAAGGATGGACAGATTGTATTTGACGGAGATGTGAAAGTTTACGGCGACGTAGAGGATGGGAGCCTGATCAAGGCTACAGGCATGATTCAAGTGCAAGGCGGTGTCTATGGTTCTGTATTAGTCGGTGAAAACGGCATTTTGATTGGTGGACACTGTGTCAAGACAAAAGTCTATGCCGGTTGGGCAAAGGATATGGCATCCCAGACACTGACCGTCGTTAAGGAAACCGTGGAACGACTGGAACGATATTTGAAAGATGTCAGCCGGGTTCTGGACGATGCGCGCGAAAAGCTTGGAAACGAAGCATCAACCCAATTACAAGTTTTGCCGTCTGCTGTACTGGATAAGTACCACGTTGCTTTACCGAGGCATCTGTCGACGCTCGTGGAGCAGTATGCAAAGACAAGCCAGCACAGTCTTGGAAAGCATTTGGAACCTTGCATTCGTTTAATCCAGACCGATTGGATTGGACCTCGACTAAAGGAGCTTACGCTGGAAAAGGGAATTCAACTTCTGAACCAACTTCAAGCCTATGAAGAGTACCTTGAAGAACACTTGCACGCAGATGCTGCCAGCGTGGAAATCAATGCACTTACTTCTAGCACTGTGGATGCTACAGGACCGGTGTCCATTGTGGGACGGGGAACATACGCAAGCCATATCGACAGCGGGAAGAGCATTCATGTTGCAGGATTTGCGCGAGGCGGCGGGCTGAAGGCCGTTGATGCAATATCCGTGAGAGAACTAGGCTCTCCTTCAGGTACAGAGACGAGGGCTTCTGTCACTTCTCGAAGCGGAATAATTCAAGTGGAAACGAGACACCCCAACACTTTGTTAGAAGTCGGCGGAAATGTCAACCGAAACCTGACACAAGAATCCCACATCACATTTACGGATAAAAGACAAGACTAA
- a CDS encoding CPBP family intramembrane glutamic endopeptidase: MRLQAHGFSQTSPGNLLHYWDGLSYRFLNGIGNWKIWYGIVFSVVGIVANIAPVFDGALNNPSASIVQMLTPAGLVFVFSSLLYILMSLASIPILGWTYYRALRTGMKRLTPSPAAKSQVSASTLLVYRFAVVLFLYVLLPLAALSLFVLLGFISYLFSPHFASDQHVPSAVHHILRGVGLSLLASLEEIWRWAMIASALYLGKALFRRRWLRSSRYRFWLFAAAVAVSSFFFGMAHVAEFNLNYRMMALIVLGASGALLAGVAIVTRRLWLAMLVHAIYDFLAMTNLFGVVAPYLLIAAIAGSITVFPLFYILYGRVQTGV, translated from the coding sequence ATGAGGTTGCAAGCACACGGGTTTAGTCAAACGTCGCCTGGAAATCTGCTTCACTACTGGGACGGTCTGAGTTATCGATTTTTGAACGGGATCGGCAATTGGAAAATCTGGTATGGGATTGTATTTTCGGTGGTTGGAATCGTGGCGAATATTGCACCCGTATTCGATGGCGCTTTGAACAATCCCTCCGCCAGCATCGTTCAAATGCTAACGCCTGCGGGCCTAGTGTTTGTTTTCAGCAGTTTGCTGTATATCCTCATGTCTCTCGCTTCCATTCCTATTTTGGGGTGGACATACTACAGAGCGCTGCGTACTGGCATGAAGCGGTTGACGCCTTCTCCTGCAGCCAAATCGCAAGTATCGGCTTCTACTCTCCTTGTGTATCGCTTTGCTGTTGTACTGTTCTTGTATGTGCTGCTTCCTCTGGCGGCACTCTCATTATTTGTCCTGCTTGGTTTTATTAGTTACCTGTTCAGCCCTCATTTTGCCTCCGATCAGCATGTACCAAGCGCTGTCCACCACATCCTTCGCGGAGTCGGGTTGTCGCTCCTGGCCAGCCTGGAGGAGATTTGGCGATGGGCAATGATTGCCTCTGCCTTGTATCTTGGGAAGGCATTGTTTCGGCGCCGGTGGCTGAGGAGTTCAAGATACCGCTTTTGGCTGTTTGCAGCCGCCGTTGCTGTAAGCTCATTTTTCTTCGGAATGGCGCATGTTGCCGAATTCAATCTCAATTACAGAATGATGGCACTGATCGTCCTCGGGGCATCAGGTGCGTTGCTGGCCGGTGTAGCGATTGTAACCAGGCGCTTATGGCTGGCTATGTTAGTTCATGCCATCTATGATTTTCTCGCCATGACAAATCTATTTGGGGTGGTTGCTCCCTATCTTCTCATTGCAGCCATTGCCGGAAGCATCACTGTTTTTCCGCTGTTCTATATACTCTACGGCCGTGTGCAAACTGGAGTCTGA
- a CDS encoding CLC_0170 family protein → MSFITFDFTQLYPVLAAFLFLFTGLYLSLVEVQLYRHLRLARERIWARRLGWGNIAIGLGLFVLNWMYHQMLWL, encoded by the coding sequence ATGAGTTTTATAACCTTTGATTTCACCCAACTTTATCCTGTCTTGGCTGCATTTTTGTTCCTTTTCACTGGTTTGTATCTTTCTCTCGTTGAAGTTCAGTTGTACAGGCACCTGAGATTAGCAAGAGAGCGGATATGGGCACGGCGGCTTGGGTGGGGCAATATCGCTATTGGACTCGGATTGTTCGTTCTGAATTGGATGTACCACCAAATGTTGTGGCTATAA
- a CDS encoding endospore germination permease gives MKTADSFHSITVLEVTAIVTSSIVGVGVLAVPRFAAMAADTGAPLVTVAGTVVAMISVAIISILGSRFPEDSFVSYNEQLLGKWLGRLGPLVLALFFLVITALTAREFGKVAITSVLPKTPIEVTTLIMLFLAMTASRNNLSTFAYIQTFYIPFLLAPGFVIVILSLKNANWVNVQPFVGGSFTTFANGALVVAALFQASFVLTIVIPAMRHPQKALRASIVGTAVAGILYVAIVVACVGVFSYEGAKVLYWPTLELAKTTQIPGQILERLDAVFISVWVVAVFTTLYSSYFFTVWVLKEIFHLQDHKFWTITLLPVVFLLAMFPPDIFHLYPIIQFVGKWGLVLTIGYPFMLFMVAVLRGKRGEIRVSQPSRPKK, from the coding sequence ATGAAGACCGCAGACTCGTTTCATTCGATAACTGTCCTCGAAGTTACAGCCATTGTTACCAGCAGTATTGTGGGAGTCGGAGTCCTTGCCGTTCCACGATTTGCGGCAATGGCAGCAGATACAGGAGCTCCTCTGGTAACCGTTGCAGGCACAGTTGTCGCAATGATAAGTGTTGCAATCATTAGTATTTTGGGAAGTCGTTTTCCGGAAGACAGTTTTGTCTCGTACAACGAACAATTGTTGGGGAAATGGCTTGGGAGACTCGGACCATTGGTCCTTGCTTTGTTTTTCTTGGTGATTACCGCTCTAACAGCCAGGGAATTCGGAAAAGTAGCGATTACTTCTGTACTTCCAAAAACACCAATCGAAGTGACCACTTTAATCATGCTCTTTTTAGCGATGACGGCTTCCAGGAACAACTTAAGTACATTTGCGTATATTCAGACCTTCTATATCCCATTTTTGCTGGCACCAGGATTTGTCATAGTCATCCTGTCGTTGAAAAATGCAAACTGGGTAAATGTACAGCCGTTTGTTGGAGGTTCCTTCACGACATTTGCCAACGGTGCACTGGTGGTAGCAGCTCTCTTTCAAGCAAGTTTTGTACTCACCATTGTCATTCCGGCCATGCGTCATCCACAGAAAGCGCTGCGCGCAAGTATCGTTGGTACCGCAGTTGCCGGAATTTTGTATGTCGCAATTGTGGTTGCATGTGTGGGGGTGTTTAGTTATGAAGGGGCTAAAGTGCTATATTGGCCAACTCTGGAATTGGCAAAAACAACGCAGATACCCGGTCAAATCCTCGAACGGTTGGATGCTGTCTTTATTTCTGTTTGGGTAGTGGCAGTCTTCACGACGCTGTATTCAAGTTACTTTTTTACAGTATGGGTACTGAAGGAGATATTCCATCTGCAGGACCACAAGTTTTGGACAATTACGCTTTTGCCAGTCGTGTTTTTATTAGCCATGTTCCCTCCTGACATTTTTCACCTATATCCAATCATTCAATTTGTTGGTAAGTGGGGACTGGTGCTAACCATCGGCTACCCATTTATGCTTTTTATGGTAGCTGTACTTCGTGGAAAAAGGGGGGAGATTCGTGTTTCTCAGCCGTCTCGTCCGAAGAAGTAA
- a CDS encoding Ger(x)C family spore germination protein — protein MFLSRLVRRSNRWVAVLAVLLTTPFVSGCWDRVELEQRAIILGLAVDEAQSADSNNETSMAHDSKATLSDPKLYNQLQEKQKISVTAQVAVPGRIPLGPGGGDGGGGGGSNPATSVWVVKATGTSLGDAMQELQQHLGERIFLGHLRIITISEEVAKDIGTKPYLDYLRRNPQIRRTAWLTVSKGKAATLMKTAPPLERVPTLYLLSTMQSAIRLGKLPHDFLGSFESKETMWGREPILPYLEVTGKQVKVAGIAAFCDGKMKYTLNPSEVTSYEQLDGSRSTHTTIMVPMGSKGDYVVWTSFARAHRIKVKMVKGKPVVTVYVHVDGNVEEKSRNRVDLQNHVFRTRLENEMANWSEIHMKKIIDKTKVYHTDIFGFGEYVRAYEPGYWRQHVHHKTDWRKLYADLNINVVATFQTHRSGMKV, from the coding sequence GTGTTTCTCAGCCGTCTCGTCCGAAGAAGTAATAGATGGGTTGCAGTTCTCGCGGTTCTGTTGACGACACCTTTTGTCTCTGGCTGCTGGGACCGGGTTGAACTCGAACAGCGTGCCATCATATTAGGACTAGCCGTTGACGAGGCACAATCTGCAGATTCAAACAATGAAACCAGCATGGCTCACGATAGTAAGGCAACCTTGAGTGATCCAAAATTATACAATCAATTACAAGAGAAACAAAAAATCAGTGTGACGGCACAAGTTGCTGTTCCGGGCAGAATTCCATTGGGACCGGGGGGCGGTGACGGCGGGGGTGGAGGTGGCAGCAATCCGGCGACTTCTGTCTGGGTTGTGAAGGCCACTGGTACCTCACTTGGAGACGCCATGCAGGAACTGCAGCAGCATCTGGGAGAGCGGATTTTTTTGGGACACTTGCGCATCATTACAATTTCCGAGGAAGTTGCGAAAGACATTGGGACAAAACCATATCTGGATTATTTGCGTAGAAATCCGCAAATTCGCCGCACAGCGTGGCTGACTGTCAGTAAAGGCAAAGCAGCCACACTGATGAAGACGGCGCCGCCTTTAGAGCGAGTTCCGACTTTGTACTTGCTGTCGACGATGCAAAGTGCCATACGCCTTGGAAAACTGCCTCATGACTTTCTCGGTAGTTTTGAAAGCAAAGAGACAATGTGGGGTCGCGAGCCAATTCTGCCTTACTTAGAAGTGACAGGGAAGCAAGTCAAAGTTGCAGGAATTGCCGCTTTTTGCGACGGCAAAATGAAATACACGCTGAATCCATCTGAGGTTACATCCTATGAACAGCTTGATGGGTCTCGTTCCACCCACACGACCATTATGGTTCCCATGGGTTCAAAAGGAGATTATGTTGTCTGGACCTCTTTCGCGAGAGCCCATCGCATTAAAGTGAAAATGGTTAAGGGGAAACCGGTTGTCACAGTCTATGTCCATGTAGACGGGAATGTGGAAGAAAAATCTCGCAACAGAGTTGACCTGCAAAATCATGTTTTTAGAACGAGACTAGAAAATGAAATGGCAAACTGGTCTGAAATCCATATGAAAAAAATTATTGATAAAACGAAAGTTTATCATACCGACATTTTTGGATTTGGGGAGTACGTCAGAGCCTATGAGCCAGGATACTGGAGACAACACGTTCACCACAAAACGGATTGGAGAAAACTGTACGCAGACTTGAATATCAATGTGGTCGCTACATTTCAAACCCATCGCAGCGGCATGAAAGTCTAA
- a CDS encoding ATP-binding protein has translation MGVQSWHIYAEKDIFIAVSLVKHTLKSAAFPEADQQKVLVSVAELTRNILDHGSRFGLISWQVVSNSIRITVEDNGPGIQNLSEILDTVAPRADAKGLGLGLSGTKRLMDEFAIESSERGTKVCVSKRNTSTQATINR, from the coding sequence ATGGGAGTGCAAAGTTGGCACATTTACGCTGAGAAAGACATTTTTATTGCGGTATCCTTGGTTAAGCACACCTTAAAGTCAGCGGCATTTCCGGAAGCCGACCAGCAAAAGGTGCTTGTCAGTGTAGCCGAATTGACAAGAAACATTCTCGATCACGGTAGTAGATTTGGCCTTATCTCCTGGCAGGTAGTCAGTAACTCCATCCGTATCACGGTGGAAGACAACGGTCCTGGTATACAGAATCTTTCGGAAATTTTGGATACTGTCGCACCGCGTGCAGATGCCAAAGGACTGGGCCTCGGTCTCTCCGGTACCAAACGACTGATGGACGAGTTCGCCATTGAGAGTTCAGAAAGGGGTACAAAGGTCTGTGTCAGCAAGCGAAACACCTCAACCCAAGCAACAATCAACAGATGA
- a CDS encoding ATP-binding protein: MSASETPQPKQQSTDDQTMSRLASIGQISAGIAHEVKNPLTVVKGFLQLLQEESENTYINLAQSELERALATLENLLNVSKPVMDEEVFVDINICAELESLLFLFQDQSYQVEVEKFFRDPSAVITGQRNQIKRAFFNLIKNAFEALNGSGKLVIEQEVSNGRCRIIVRDTGSGIPEEKLALLGTPFFTTKSDGTGMGLTQVFSAIYQSGGTIDVTSKVGKGTAFLIDLPIKRHTVRGAKLMDLSYQKEESFDEFYSGNMEALNETLRRNARNLFGDIYGRGRISEAYILEGAHSVIRLLNEDNEHGLVLEAKRRGKIWAEHDLTLIVKLEWFQFLRTAYLELLQHYWTHSSDFKMKRMFDSIQTVNHNMDSFLKHFSASFTELKNEQIRAQMELIDDLSVPVIPLSPSVAILPIIGMIDTSRAKRIQQTVLEKIAEFGLLRLVIDLSGVAFMDTAIAGHMFRIIEGIRLLGCKTVLTGLRPTIVNTIIEQGIVLTDKVEIVGTLQQAIESNSLDVE; encoded by the coding sequence GTGTCAGCAAGCGAAACACCTCAACCCAAGCAACAATCAACAGATGACCAAACAATGAGCCGACTGGCGTCCATAGGACAAATTTCTGCCGGGATAGCACATGAAGTAAAGAATCCGCTGACCGTTGTAAAAGGATTTTTACAACTTCTTCAAGAAGAATCAGAAAATACATACATTAATTTGGCACAGTCTGAATTAGAGCGGGCTCTGGCTACACTGGAAAACCTGTTGAACGTCTCAAAGCCTGTTATGGATGAAGAAGTGTTTGTGGATATCAATATATGTGCGGAGCTGGAATCACTTCTCTTCCTGTTTCAGGATCAATCTTACCAAGTAGAGGTCGAAAAATTTTTTAGGGATCCGTCAGCCGTTATTACCGGGCAGCGGAACCAAATTAAAAGAGCATTTTTCAATTTAATCAAAAATGCTTTTGAAGCTCTAAACGGAAGCGGCAAACTTGTAATTGAACAGGAAGTCAGTAACGGAAGATGCCGAATTATTGTCCGTGATACCGGCAGTGGAATTCCTGAAGAGAAGTTGGCGCTGCTTGGGACCCCGTTTTTCACGACAAAAAGCGACGGCACAGGCATGGGATTGACACAGGTTTTTTCAGCAATCTACCAAAGCGGCGGCACCATAGACGTAACAAGCAAGGTTGGCAAGGGAACCGCATTCCTCATTGATTTACCTATCAAACGCCATACAGTAAGGGGTGCTAAATTAATGGATTTGTCGTACCAGAAAGAAGAAAGCTTCGACGAATTTTATAGTGGAAACATGGAAGCGCTAAATGAGACATTGCGAAGAAACGCACGGAACCTGTTTGGAGACATCTACGGACGAGGGCGAATCAGTGAGGCATACATCCTCGAAGGCGCCCATTCCGTCATTCGCTTGCTCAATGAGGACAATGAACACGGTTTAGTTCTTGAAGCGAAAAGACGTGGAAAAATATGGGCGGAACATGACTTGACACTCATTGTGAAGCTGGAATGGTTTCAATTCCTGCGAACAGCATATTTGGAGTTGCTTCAGCATTATTGGACTCATTCCTCTGATTTTAAAATGAAGAGAATGTTCGATTCTATTCAAACTGTGAACCACAACATGGATAGCTTCCTGAAACACTTTTCCGCCAGTTTTACGGAATTGAAGAATGAACAAATCCGAGCACAAATGGAATTAATTGATGATTTATCCGTTCCCGTAATTCCACTTTCCCCATCCGTCGCCATTCTTCCAATCATCGGCATGATTGATACCAGTCGAGCCAAACGGATTCAACAGACCGTCTTGGAAAAAATCGCAGAGTTCGGGTTGCTGCGGTTAGTCATAGATTTATCCGGTGTTGCTTTCATGGATACTGCGATTGCAGGACACATGTTCCGGATTATTGAGGGGATTAGGCTCCTTGGCTGTAAGACTGTGCTGACTGGCCTAAGGCCAACCATTGTCAACACCATCATCGAACAAGGCATTGTGCTGACGGACAAGGTTGAGATTGTTGGAACATTGCAGCAAGCCATTGAATCAAACAGTTTGGACGTTGAATAG
- a CDS encoding carbonic anhydrase, with translation MSRLDDILTFNEQFVENKEYEQYRTSKFPDKKLVVLSCMDTRLVELLPHAMNLKNGDAKIVKNAGAVVTHPFGSIMRSILVAVYDLGAEEVCVVGHHGCGMASINPDATLKKMTERGVSQEVIQTLEYSGVDLHTWLQRIESIPDSVKQSVDLIKNHPLLPAGVKVHGLVIHPETGKLDVVVKDEGQ, from the coding sequence ATGAGCCGATTGGACGATATTTTGACTTTTAACGAACAGTTTGTTGAAAACAAAGAGTACGAGCAATACCGCACGTCAAAGTTTCCCGATAAAAAGTTGGTTGTGCTGTCGTGCATGGATACGAGACTTGTGGAGTTGTTGCCACATGCCATGAACCTAAAAAATGGGGACGCTAAGATCGTCAAGAATGCAGGGGCCGTGGTTACACATCCTTTTGGCAGTATCATGCGCAGTATCCTTGTAGCCGTCTACGACCTTGGTGCCGAAGAGGTTTGCGTAGTCGGTCACCATGGCTGCGGCATGGCCAGCATTAACCCCGATGCAACGCTGAAGAAAATGACGGAGCGGGGCGTCTCGCAGGAGGTTATTCAAACCCTTGAATACTCTGGGGTGGATTTACATACTTGGCTGCAGAGAATCGAGTCCATTCCGGACAGCGTAAAGCAAAGTGTTGATTTAATCAAAAATCATCCACTGCTCCCTGCAGGTGTCAAAGTCCATGGGCTCGTCATCCATCCCGAAACCGGGAAACTTGACGTGGTTGTAAAGGATGAAGGCCAGTAA